The Streptomyces sp. NBC_01197 genome window below encodes:
- a CDS encoding alpha/beta fold hydrolase: MSAQVSFTIDTTTGQKPVSVAYERTGSGAPLLLLHGIGHHRQAWDPVVHILAAEREVIAVDLPGFGTSPALPDGVPYDLASVVPVLGSMCEALGVERPHVAGNSLGGLLALELGNRKLVRSVTALSPAGFWTPGERRYAFSTLTAMRQGARLLPPPVVERLSRSAAGRAALTGTIYARPGRRSPEAVVAETRALRGATGFDETLAAGRDVLFTSEVSAVPVTVAWGTKDRILLRRQGIRAKRTIPGARLVRLPGCGHVPMSDDPALVARVILDTSR; encoded by the coding sequence ATGTCCGCCCAGGTCTCCTTCACGATCGACACGACGACGGGGCAGAAGCCGGTCTCGGTGGCGTACGAGCGCACCGGATCCGGCGCTCCGCTCCTGCTGCTGCACGGTATCGGCCACCACCGGCAGGCGTGGGACCCCGTGGTGCACATCCTGGCCGCCGAGCGCGAGGTCATCGCCGTTGACCTGCCCGGGTTCGGTACCTCGCCCGCGCTTCCCGACGGCGTGCCGTACGACCTCGCGTCGGTCGTGCCCGTCCTCGGCTCGATGTGCGAGGCGCTCGGCGTCGAACGGCCCCATGTGGCGGGGAACTCGCTGGGCGGTCTGCTCGCGCTCGAGCTGGGCAACAGGAAGCTCGTACGGTCGGTCACCGCCCTCTCACCGGCCGGATTCTGGACGCCGGGCGAGCGGCGGTACGCGTTCTCGACCCTGACGGCGATGAGGCAGGGCGCCCGGCTGCTGCCGCCCCCGGTGGTCGAGCGGCTGTCGCGCTCGGCGGCCGGGCGGGCGGCCCTCACCGGCACCATCTACGCCCGGCCGGGCCGCCGTTCACCGGAGGCCGTCGTCGCGGAGACCCGGGCGTTGCGCGGCGCGACCGGCTTCGACGAAACCCTCGCCGCCGGCCGGGACGTACTCTTCACGTCCGAAGTCAGCGCCGTACCCGTCACCGTGGCCTGGGGCACGAAGGACCGCATCCTGCTGCGCCGCCAGGGCATCCGCGCCAAGCGCACCATCCCCGGCGCCCGGCTGGTGCGGCTGCCCGGCTGCGGCCATGTCCCGATGAGCGACGACCCCGCCCTGGTGGCCCGCGTCATCCTCGACACCAGCCGCTGA
- a CDS encoding RNA polymerase sigma-70 factor — MAIDTATDLFEEHRSVLTGVAYRMLGRVADAEDVVQEAWLRWSAADRGDVREPRAFLVRITTRLALDRLRHVQSRHEAYVGPWLPEPLATDFGASVPDTAEQAVLAESVSFAVLVVLESLSPLERAVFVLREAFGFPYAEIAVVLDRGEAAVRQLAGRARRHVDERKPRYDVDPAERRVLTERFLAAASGGNLDELLALLTPGVRLVGDSGGKSKAPLRVIESADKVGRFLFGVAEKGVEDAEFRIRELNGAPAIVVLSGGTVDTVMQVEIKDGRIAEIYIVRNPDKLLLLSAE; from the coding sequence GTGGCGATCGACACGGCAACCGACCTCTTCGAAGAACACCGCTCGGTACTGACCGGTGTGGCGTACCGGATGCTCGGCCGCGTCGCCGACGCGGAGGACGTCGTACAGGAGGCCTGGCTCCGCTGGTCGGCGGCCGACCGCGGCGATGTGCGCGAGCCGCGTGCCTTCCTCGTCCGCATCACGACCCGGCTGGCGCTCGACCGGCTCAGGCACGTGCAGTCGCGGCACGAGGCATATGTGGGGCCGTGGCTTCCCGAGCCGCTCGCCACGGACTTCGGCGCGTCCGTTCCCGACACCGCGGAGCAGGCGGTGCTCGCCGAGTCCGTCTCGTTCGCCGTGCTGGTGGTGCTGGAATCGCTCTCTCCGCTGGAGCGTGCGGTGTTCGTGCTGCGGGAGGCCTTCGGATTCCCGTACGCGGAGATCGCCGTCGTACTCGACCGCGGCGAGGCGGCCGTGCGCCAGCTCGCCGGGCGCGCGCGGCGCCATGTGGACGAGCGTAAGCCGCGGTACGACGTCGATCCGGCCGAACGCCGCGTTCTGACCGAACGGTTCCTGGCGGCGGCGTCGGGCGGGAACCTGGACGAGTTGCTGGCCCTGCTCACCCCCGGAGTGCGCCTGGTGGGGGACAGTGGCGGCAAGTCCAAGGCGCCGCTGCGCGTCATCGAGAGCGCGGACAAGGTGGGCCGTTTCCTGTTCGGCGTCGCGGAGAAGGGCGTAGAGGATGCCGAGTTCCGCATCAGGGAGCTCAACGGCGCCCCGGCGATCGTTGTGCTATCGGGCGGCACCGTGGACACCGTGATGCAGGTGGAGATCAAGGACGGCAGGATCGCCGAGATCTATATCGTGCGCAATCCTGACAAACTCCTGCTGCTATCCGCGGAGTAG